A stretch of Gemmatimonas aurantiaca T-27 DNA encodes these proteins:
- the rpsH gene encoding 30S ribosomal protein S8 — translation MSLNDPIADMLTRLRNACASKHRRVDMPVSNIKIEIARILKENAFIQDYRTVDLEDGKTILRVILKYAHGGQSVIRQARRVSTPGLRKYVGVSEIPRVRNGLGMAILSTSKGIMSDRDARSANTGGELLALVW, via the coding sequence ATGAGCCTCAACGACCCTATTGCCGATATGCTGACGCGGCTTCGTAATGCGTGTGCGTCCAAGCACCGCCGCGTCGACATGCCGGTATCGAACATCAAGATCGAGATCGCGCGCATCCTGAAGGAGAACGCGTTCATTCAGGACTATCGCACCGTCGACCTCGAGGACGGCAAGACCATCCTGCGCGTGATTCTGAAGTACGCGCATGGTGGCCAGTCGGTCATCCGTCAGGCGCGCCGCGTTTCGACGCCCGGCCTGCGGAAGTACGTCGGCGTGAGCGAAATCCCGCGCGTGCGTAACGGCCTGGGCATGGCCATCCTCAGCACGTCGAAGGGGATCATGTCGGATCGTGATGCGCGTTCCGCCAACACGGGCGGCGAATTGCTCGCCCTCGTCTGGTAA
- the rplF gene encoding 50S ribosomal protein L6: MSRIGKRPIPVPAGVTVAIDGSAVTVKGPKGELSRVLPADIVVSQEGAELLVKRPSDEERHKALHGLTRTLVANMVEGVTTGFKRVLEITGVGYKAEIKPYGALLSLGFSHQIEYKAPQGVQITAPNPTTVVIEGASKEHVGQVAAEIRSLRKPEPYKGKGVKYQGEVVRRKAGKAGGK; encoded by the coding sequence ATGTCCCGTATTGGCAAGCGCCCGATCCCGGTTCCGGCCGGGGTGACAGTGGCGATCGACGGCAGCGCGGTCACGGTGAAGGGCCCGAAGGGAGAACTCTCCCGCGTGCTGCCCGCCGACATCGTGGTGTCGCAGGAAGGGGCCGAGCTCCTCGTGAAGCGGCCGTCGGATGAAGAGCGCCACAAGGCGCTGCATGGTCTGACGCGTACGCTCGTGGCGAACATGGTCGAAGGTGTGACGACGGGCTTCAAGCGCGTGCTGGAAATCACGGGCGTCGGCTACAAGGCCGAGATCAAGCCCTACGGCGCGCTGCTGTCGCTGGGCTTCTCGCACCAGATCGAGTACAAGGCGCCGCAAGGCGTGCAGATCACCGCGCCGAATCCGACCACGGTCGTGATCGAAGGCGCGAGCAAGGAGCATGTCGGTCAGGTCGCCGCGGAGATTCGCAGTCTGCGCAAGCCCGAGCCGTACAAGGGCAAGGGCGTCAAGTACCAGGGTGAAGTCGTCCGTCGCAAGGCCGGCAAGGCCGGGGGCAAGTAA
- the rplR gene encoding 50S ribosomal protein L18, translated as MAKIAIPRTNAERRKRRHLRVRKAVSGTPERPRLVVFRSLKHIYAQVVDDVAQRTLLTVGDEGMSGTKSERALAVGKAAAEKAKAAGISKVVFDRAGYQYHGRVKAVAEGAREGGLEF; from the coding sequence ATGGCCAAGATCGCGATTCCGCGTACGAACGCGGAGCGGCGCAAGCGCCGGCACCTTCGGGTGCGCAAGGCGGTGTCGGGGACGCCAGAGCGTCCGCGTCTCGTCGTGTTCCGTTCGCTGAAGCATATCTACGCCCAGGTCGTGGACGACGTCGCGCAGCGCACGCTGCTGACCGTTGGCGACGAAGGGATGAGCGGCACGAAGTCGGAGCGCGCGCTCGCTGTCGGCAAGGCCGCGGCGGAGAAGGCGAAGGCGGCCGGCATCTCGAAGGTGGTCTTCGACCGCGCGGGTTACCAGTACCATGGCCGTGTGAAGGCCGTTGCCGAAGGCGCCCGAGAGGGCGGCCTGGAGTTCTGA
- the rpsE gene encoding 30S ribosomal protein S5, with protein sequence MADAQNQGGARAPGGRGGPGGGRGRGGPGGGAGRGRGPGGPGGPGAGRGRGPGGEGGGPGGGRDGRGRGPDRGGQQDREQSDLVENVIAINRVAKVVKGGRRFSFNALVAVGDGQGKVGFATGKANEVSEAVRKAVDAARRSMVSIPLTGSTIPHEVVGKHGAGKVLMKPAAPGAGVIAGGAVRAVLECAGIHDILTKSLGSTNPHNMVRAAIDGLTHLITVEQAAKERGLDVSQIGYKSRAKARTELHDSRKAAVVGSAPEAAAPAAEVVA encoded by the coding sequence ATGGCAGACGCACAGAATCAGGGTGGCGCACGCGCGCCGGGTGGACGCGGTGGCCCGGGTGGCGGCCGTGGGCGTGGTGGTCCGGGCGGTGGCGCCGGCCGTGGCCGTGGTCCCGGCGGACCGGGTGGCCCGGGCGCTGGCCGTGGCCGTGGCCCCGGTGGTGAAGGTGGTGGTCCGGGCGGCGGCCGTGATGGCCGTGGCCGTGGCCCCGATCGTGGTGGTCAGCAGGATCGCGAACAGAGCGATCTCGTTGAGAACGTGATTGCGATCAATCGCGTCGCCAAGGTCGTGAAGGGTGGTCGCCGGTTCTCGTTCAACGCCCTCGTGGCAGTGGGCGACGGACAGGGCAAGGTGGGCTTTGCCACCGGCAAGGCGAACGAAGTGTCGGAAGCGGTCCGCAAGGCCGTGGACGCCGCCCGTCGCAGCATGGTGTCGATCCCGCTGACCGGTTCGACGATCCCGCACGAAGTGGTGGGCAAGCACGGGGCCGGTAAGGTCTTGATGAAGCCTGCCGCGCCTGGTGCCGGTGTGATCGCTGGTGGTGCGGTGCGCGCCGTGCTCGAGTGCGCTGGCATCCATGACATCCTGACGAAGTCCCTTGGCTCGACCAATCCGCACAACATGGTGCGGGCGGCAATCGATGGCCTGACGCATCTGATCACCGTCGAACAGGCGGCGAAGGAACGTGGGCTCGATGTTTCGCAGATCGGGTACAAGTCCCGTGCAAAGGCTCGCACGGAACTTCACGATAGCCGGAAGGCCGCTGTGGTTGGCAGCGCTCCGGAAGCAGCCGCTCCGGCGGCAGAGGTGGTGGCCTAA
- the rpmD gene encoding 50S ribosomal protein L30 encodes MKITQVRSAIGHSWRMRATLAAIGLRNHQASVVQQDSASLRGQLKKVRHLVQVTPVEE; translated from the coding sequence GTGAAGATCACGCAGGTCCGCAGCGCTATCGGCCATTCGTGGCGGATGCGGGCGACGCTGGCGGCGATCGGCCTGCGTAATCATCAGGCGAGCGTGGTGCAGCAGGATTCCGCCTCGCTGCGCGGTCAGCTCAAGAAGGTGCGTCACCTGGTTCAGGTGACGCCCGTGGAGGAGTAA
- the rplO gene encoding 50S ribosomal protein L15, whose amino-acid sequence MGLHNLSPAPGSHRSRRRLGRGPGSGLGKTSGKGHKGSMARSGHGGPGGGKPHFEGGQMPITRRIPKRGFTNPFREDAQVVRLDSLTAVSGDEVTVETLVAAGLIRVGQGPAKLLSNGEVSRAFTVRGVKVSAGAKAKIEAAGGRVDG is encoded by the coding sequence ATCGGCCTGCACAACCTGTCGCCGGCGCCCGGCTCACACCGTTCGCGTCGTCGTCTCGGTCGCGGTCCTGGCTCCGGCCTGGGCAAGACGTCCGGTAAGGGTCACAAGGGTTCCATGGCCCGTTCGGGTCATGGTGGCCCCGGTGGTGGCAAGCCGCACTTCGAAGGCGGTCAGATGCCGATCACGCGTCGGATCCCGAAGCGGGGTTTCACCAATCCGTTCCGTGAAGATGCACAGGTCGTGCGCCTTGACTCGCTGACGGCGGTGTCGGGTGATGAAGTGACGGTGGAGACGCTGGTCGCGGCGGGGCTGATTCGTGTGGGCCAGGGCCCGGCGAAGCTGCTTTCGAACGGTGAAGTGTCCCGCGCGTTCACGGTGCGCGGCGTGAAGGTCAGCGCTGGCGCCAAGGCGAAGATCGAAGCGGCCGGTGGCCGCGTCGACGGCTGA
- the secY gene encoding preprotein translocase subunit SecY, giving the protein MADQNNPAAQAVANIYRTPELWAKITFTFMCMVIYRLGSHITAPGIDVQALTDYFTRQQGGGLLGLYDMFVGGGLSRATVFALGIMPYISASIFVQIGGAVLPNVDKMQKDEEGRKKLTQYTRYLTVVLALVQAYGFALFTASLPAAVSRPGPWFTIQMMLFLTTGAIFVMWLGEQITERGLGNGASLIIFFSIVERMWPSIFQTFNFVTTGAIAPLSLVVLGLVMVAVVAGVVAITVAARRVLIQIPQRTMARGRQREAARNFIPLRINTAGVMPIIFAQSVIVIPGALAQFSGNPKLQEIAEYFNPQGPNPWLYFVLSAILIMLFTYFYTSIIFNPVDLAENLKKQGGFVPGIKPGAKTAEYIEQVVERITLPGAIFLTFIALMPIVIARIVNVPFAFGGTSLLIVVGVALDTMAQMQQHLLLRKYDGFMKKGRVRFRGRQATQGF; this is encoded by the coding sequence ATGGCGGACCAAAACAACCCGGCGGCGCAGGCAGTCGCCAACATTTACCGGACGCCCGAGCTGTGGGCGAAGATCACCTTCACATTCATGTGTATGGTGATCTATCGCCTGGGTTCGCATATCACGGCGCCCGGCATCGACGTCCAGGCGCTGACAGACTACTTCACCCGCCAGCAGGGCGGTGGCCTTCTGGGCCTCTACGACATGTTCGTGGGTGGTGGTCTTTCCCGCGCGACCGTGTTTGCGCTCGGCATCATGCCCTACATCTCGGCGAGCATCTTCGTCCAGATCGGTGGGGCGGTGTTGCCGAACGTGGACAAGATGCAGAAGGATGAAGAAGGTCGGAAGAAACTGACCCAGTACACGCGCTACCTCACGGTGGTGCTGGCCCTGGTGCAGGCCTACGGCTTTGCGCTGTTCACCGCGTCGCTTCCGGCGGCGGTGTCGCGTCCAGGCCCGTGGTTCACGATTCAGATGATGCTCTTCCTCACCACGGGCGCGATTTTCGTGATGTGGCTGGGTGAGCAGATCACCGAGCGCGGCCTGGGCAATGGCGCGTCGCTGATCATCTTCTTCTCGATCGTCGAACGCATGTGGCCGTCGATCTTCCAGACGTTCAACTTCGTGACGACGGGCGCGATCGCGCCGCTGTCGCTCGTGGTGCTGGGTCTGGTGATGGTCGCGGTGGTGGCTGGTGTCGTCGCCATTACGGTGGCGGCGCGACGGGTGCTCATTCAGATCCCGCAGCGCACCATGGCACGTGGGCGTCAGCGTGAGGCGGCGCGGAATTTCATTCCGCTCCGTATCAACACGGCCGGCGTGATGCCGATCATCTTCGCGCAGTCCGTGATCGTGATCCCCGGTGCGCTCGCGCAGTTCAGCGGCAATCCGAAGCTTCAGGAAATCGCGGAGTACTTCAACCCACAGGGTCCGAACCCGTGGCTGTACTTCGTCCTGTCGGCGATCCTGATCATGCTGTTCACGTACTTCTACACGTCCATCATCTTCAATCCGGTCGATCTGGCCGAGAACCTGAAGAAGCAGGGCGGGTTCGTGCCGGGCATCAAGCCGGGCGCCAAGACGGCGGAGTACATCGAGCAGGTGGTGGAACGCATCACGCTTCCGGGCGCGATCTTCCTCACGTTCATCGCACTCATGCCGATCGTGATTGCCCGCATCGTGAACGTGCCGTTTGCGTTCGGTGGCACCTCGCTGCTGATCGTGGTCGGTGTGGCACTCGATACGATGGCGCAGATGCAGCAGCACCTGCTGCTTCGCAAGTACGACGGCTTCATGAAGAAGGGTCGCGTCCGTTTCCGCGGGCGTCAGGCGACTCAGGGCTTCTGA
- a CDS encoding adenylate kinase, whose protein sequence is MIIVLLGPPGAGKGTQGERLAARLDVPKIATGDVLRAAVKEGTPLGLEAKAAMDRGDLVPDAVIMGIMKEALAAPSAAKGAILDGVVRTTPQAAGLNDMLVALGRPLDAVLLFEVDEDELVRRLSGRTTCEACQRPFFGRQPGETCTEGGVSGTLVRRKDDEPEAIRKRMEVYREQTSPVIHWYEKSGANLVRVDAIGTLEEVEGRVLSALRIS, encoded by the coding sequence TTGATCATCGTCCTGCTTGGACCGCCGGGCGCGGGCAAGGGGACTCAAGGCGAGCGGCTTGCCGCTCGCCTTGACGTTCCTAAGATCGCGACCGGCGATGTGCTTCGTGCCGCGGTGAAGGAAGGCACCCCGCTGGGTCTCGAAGCGAAGGCCGCAATGGATCGCGGCGATCTGGTACCGGATGCCGTGATCATGGGCATCATGAAGGAAGCCCTCGCGGCGCCGAGCGCGGCCAAGGGCGCCATCCTCGACGGTGTGGTTCGTACCACGCCGCAGGCGGCCGGGCTGAACGACATGCTCGTCGCGCTGGGACGCCCGCTCGATGCGGTGCTCCTGTTCGAGGTGGATGAAGACGAACTCGTGCGCCGTCTGAGCGGCCGTACCACGTGTGAAGCCTGCCAGCGGCCGTTCTTCGGTCGTCAGCCAGGCGAGACGTGCACCGAAGGTGGAGTCTCGGGGACGCTCGTCCGCCGCAAGGACGATGAGCCCGAAGCCATCCGGAAGCGGATGGAGGTCTACCGCGAGCAGACGTCGCCCGTGATCCATTGGTACGAGAAGAGCGGAGCGAATCTCGTACGCGTCGATGCGATCGGCACGCTGGAAGAAGTGGAAGGGCGCGTGTTGTCGGCGCTCCGGATCTCCTGA
- the map gene encoding type I methionyl aminopeptidase codes for MVLGSSAPATLLKSPREIEIMARGGVILHATLMHLKDQVRAGISTLELDQMCEAFIRSHAGAEPAFKGLYGFPGSACISINEEVVHGIPSRKRVLRDGDIVTLDVGVKLDGMYTDSAITVPVGEIDEETQRLLDVTRASLDAGIAAAVADNHVGDIGAAVQAVVEAAGFGVVRELVGHGVGFSPHEELQIPNYGKPKRGKKLSVGLTIAIEPMVNVGTAKIRTLSDKWTVVTADGKRSAHFEHTVAITEDGPRIITLP; via the coding sequence ATGGTGCTCGGTAGCTCGGCACCAGCCACGCTGCTCAAGTCACCGCGTGAGATCGAGATCATGGCGCGTGGCGGCGTGATCCTGCATGCCACGCTGATGCACCTCAAGGACCAGGTGCGGGCCGGTATTTCCACGCTCGAGCTGGATCAGATGTGCGAGGCATTCATTCGCTCGCATGCGGGTGCCGAGCCGGCGTTCAAGGGACTCTATGGATTCCCGGGCAGCGCCTGCATCTCGATCAACGAAGAGGTCGTGCACGGCATTCCGTCGCGCAAGCGGGTGCTGCGAGACGGTGATATCGTCACGCTCGACGTGGGCGTGAAGCTCGATGGCATGTACACCGACTCGGCCATCACCGTCCCCGTGGGCGAGATCGACGAAGAGACGCAGCGGCTGCTCGATGTCACCCGCGCTTCACTCGATGCCGGCATTGCGGCCGCCGTTGCCGACAATCATGTCGGCGATATCGGAGCGGCGGTGCAGGCCGTGGTGGAAGCGGCGGGTTTTGGTGTGGTGCGTGAACTGGTCGGTCATGGTGTCGGCTTCTCGCCGCACGAAGAACTGCAGATCCCGAACTACGGCAAACCGAAGCGTGGCAAGAAGCTCAGTGTTGGCCTCACGATCGCCATTGAACCGATGGTGAATGTCGGGACGGCCAAGATTCGCACGCTGAGTGACAAGTGGACCGTGGTGACGGCGGACGGCAAACGTTCGGCGCACTTCGAACACACCGTGGCAATCACCGAAGACGGTCCGCGCATCATCACGCTGCCCTGA
- a CDS encoding AraC family transcriptional regulator, whose amino-acid sequence MRTSSIGFHGEYLWRERYSDWGQLIWASRGAISVMVGQSLWLVPARSGLWLPPATTHDVRMIGRGVLRLVFIARARARALPKTPAVRALTPLLREILRRVLARDTLTTADPRDGRLLGVLVDELSEVSPAPFDLPMPTDPRAIRAAALVREHPAQPPDAITIARHAGASVRTLERVFRAETGLAFGAWRLRARLMHAMILLANGESVTRTGIAAGFAGTSAFVHAFRRTTGTTPGAYATPGVRSRTSPVSSQTGVPSSTGAEIKNARG is encoded by the coding sequence GTGCGCACGAGCTCCATCGGATTCCACGGCGAATACCTGTGGCGGGAGCGGTACTCCGACTGGGGTCAGCTCATCTGGGCCTCTCGGGGCGCCATCAGTGTCATGGTGGGGCAGTCATTGTGGTTGGTGCCCGCCAGAAGTGGCCTCTGGCTGCCTCCCGCCACCACACACGATGTGCGCATGATTGGCCGAGGCGTGTTGCGCCTGGTGTTCATTGCCCGCGCTCGCGCCAGAGCACTGCCCAAGACACCGGCCGTGCGCGCGCTCACGCCGCTGCTTCGTGAGATACTGCGACGTGTGCTGGCGCGTGACACGCTGACCACTGCGGACCCGCGTGATGGCCGGCTGCTTGGTGTGTTGGTTGATGAACTGAGCGAGGTATCCCCCGCGCCATTCGATCTGCCCATGCCCACCGATCCGCGCGCCATACGAGCAGCGGCACTGGTGCGCGAACATCCGGCACAGCCACCCGACGCGATCACAATTGCCCGCCACGCTGGGGCCAGTGTGCGCACGCTGGAACGGGTGTTCCGTGCAGAGACCGGCCTCGCATTCGGAGCGTGGCGACTCCGGGCGCGCCTGATGCACGCCATGATTCTGCTGGCCAACGGCGAGTCGGTGACCCGGACAGGGATCGCTGCAGGGTTTGCCGGCACCAGTGCCTTCGTACACGCATTCCGGCGCACCACGGGTACCACGCCGGGAGCCTATGCCACACCGGGCGTCCGCTCCCGCACCTCACCGGTCAGTTCGCAGACAGGCGTGCCGTCCAGCACAGGTGCGGAAATCAAAAACGCCCGCGGATAG
- a CDS encoding VOC family protein: protein MSVPASPSSPVRHFAINADDLERARRFYGDVFGWRFHAWGPPGFFMIETGSTAETAAIFGSLQGRRTLVPGERMTGFECTISVPDIHAAQQAIEAAGGTILMPVATIPTVGHLLWFRDPEGNVAGAMQPDARPLPDEV from the coding sequence ATGAGTGTCCCCGCATCACCGTCCTCACCCGTCCGCCACTTTGCCATCAACGCTGACGATCTGGAGCGAGCACGACGGTTTTATGGCGATGTATTTGGATGGCGATTCCATGCATGGGGACCACCGGGGTTTTTCATGATCGAGACCGGCTCAACGGCCGAGACCGCCGCGATCTTCGGATCCTTGCAGGGGCGTCGCACGCTCGTGCCAGGGGAACGCATGACGGGATTCGAATGCACCATTTCGGTGCCGGATATTCACGCCGCGCAACAGGCCATCGAAGCGGCAGGCGGTACCATACTGATGCCGGTGGCTACGATACCGACCGTCGGTCATCTGCTTTGGTTTCGTGATCCGGAGGGCAATGTGGCCGGTGCGATGCAGCCGGACGCACGACCACTCCCTGACGAAGTGTGA